One Dunckerocampus dactyliophorus isolate RoL2022-P2 chromosome 6, RoL_Ddac_1.1, whole genome shotgun sequence genomic window, ccttttgtgagataattcaaaccttcaataaaagcctgccgttacagcaatcaagtctgatgctggTGTGCCGCACTAAAcatgaacattactgacacctagtgaccagtgtagaatactacattgcatcatgtttttgaatgcatcttctgaatgccttatactgtatttgcattttagttaatttagccatgtatatgcttgaaaattcttaatttaggcaaaaatatgtaaaatgtgcttaaaaatgcatattttaaaaaagtaaaccaGGCCGCattcagcatgatttattaattaatacatttttcaaaaaccatgATATAGTGAAGCCGCGATATTAGAACCGCAatatggcgagggacgactgtatatgcatGCAGGATACAAACTGGATAGAAGTGGTTTGAAACCGTTTTCTGACCTGAACTTGTAGTCCGTGTATCTCATCTGGTGCGCTCTTAGCTTAGACATTAGGATTTTGATGATTcgtatgaaaataaaaaaattaatctgTAATGACAGGAGACAGGAATATCGTGACAGTTGGGTTGCGGGACTTTCAACACTTGAGTCCTTCCTGCTTGACTTGAATCAGCCACACACACCAGGAGGTCTAGTGCAGAACCATTGCTGATGACATAAAGCTTTCCATTTGTCTAAAGTGTGTATGTTAGTGTATTTATTAggaatgctccgatcagggttttatgctgcccactacaataccaatcatccatgagtgagattggccgataccaatggattaactgtacattcaatttattaatgatGAGCGCTATTGGCCAGTACTGCTgctagacaattccaagggcccatgGGAAATAGGTAATattcaaaaataaagttttgggtggattgtttttttgttttcttttgccttttttatatgtgtgaaacaattttgacacaaacctgaatttaatttgaggcagtatctgtatctgtatcaatACTGTCAGTATCTTTATACATTTAGAAATCatagaaataaattaaattgaaatttataaatgaaatctgtcctgctcaacttaaaacagaataaattcagtgtccaggttgcgggggtctccaactttcatcactattagagctgccaactatttgtgttttatttatgactggcaacatttaagttgtacactactttattgaccaagcacatctccactcaaatagtgtggccatcgtcttcattctattttgtggtcatttgtcattatatgaaAGGCAGAATCGTGAATTCAACAGTTGtaacaaaaaaactacagagagttgaagcaaatattctttgaccctttggtgagctactcaaaataaGCTGGTGAGAAAGGAGACCCTGTGATAATATCACCATCATGAGGCTGGACACACGTATAgggtattctgcgaaagtggttcaaccaacccaggctttgtgctcaagatgcagctcaacaaaacctcaaatccgcaatcagacttaattggtcccatGACGGTGGTTATCAATTTACTTTACCAAGTctggttttcggctttgtgctaagtgcgcgcACATAAAAAGGGGCATTTTACAtgatattattctacttccgctggaAAGTGAGGCGGTCcgagccagtgtattttacacaggatgagcaagtaattattacagagtgttatgaggagttcccaaaagattattactgctaaaagcaacactgtcgctgccgagagagcgagggaggaccgcCGGCATGCCAGCATGCAAGCATGCAAGCATGCAAGCATGCAagcatgcagcgtgtgaatgTTCAAGttaacaccaacactgaacattacactactttgacattttaacacttatccattgaaaaaatacataaattggagcaacaacttatttttttaatctttgaaataaagtcaatattgttttcaaatgttgtatcttgttgtgaccactagatggcggtGTTGACATTGATGGtagtgttgacgtgttgtggcGAACTTTTTAATTTGTGACAATTTTTTCCTCGTTATAATAAAGAAGTGTTTTCTTCCAGTTGATTGATGGCtaagagtgcttattcctccagcaaatattttaatataagaagactaacgggcTGAGTAATGACAACGAGAGAGCAAAATCGCTAAGTTAGTACATACCACACGAACATGACGTCCACTTGTAGCTTCGTCGTGGGACAAAATTGAGCTCCAAACTAATCgtattgtgtgtttgttttaaaaacaaaatatcactatggtaaaaagtcacatttggagtctgaagaccaAAAGCTAGATAACTCTGGATAAGGTAAATCTCGCTAACTAGCTgctgccagtgacagctaggcaaagcgtgtgaACAAAGATGCAGGAAAAGTCATGCTGCCATCGATTGGCATGGCCTGTGGCAAACTGTCAGACTGAAACCTTTCAGGTTTTACAGACTTGTTTTGATTATCGTGGCAATACGGGAAAAAGTCTCTCGTCGGCCCagtacgggtgttggcaacctgtgtgacacagcacacatgtagggGTGGCCTTCGCACACTGTtcgttttttgtgattggctttgaaaggcatttatcagcatatgctgatcacatgtttttacggaaatcggccaatactgacAGGTGgatgatcgatcggagcatccctagtatttaTAGTTATGTGTTGTTCTTGTAGATGCATTTTTATGTGCGTCTAAAAAACACACCACAAgctgtataaaaatataaatgcaacactttagTTTTTGCTCCCGTTTTTAATGAGCTGAACTCCAACATCTAAAACAAACGGCCTATCCCGctcaaatattgtttacaaattcgtctaaatctgtgttagtgagcattcatcattcatgattgataatctatccacctcacaggtgtggcatatctagatgctgatgagacagcatcaggtgtgccttaggttggccacaataaaaggccactccaaaagtGCTCTTTATGGGCAGGCATGTATgttatagacaacatacacaggtgcattttattgatggcattttgaagatagtgagcatgtttgggatgctctggattgcTGTATACGACATTTGAGGCATATGGCGGTCACACCAGATCCTGATTGGTTGGTaaacctgtgcaataatcatgctctcatcagcatcttgacatGCCACACTtgtgaggtggatagattatgaatcattaatgatgaatgctcactaacacagatttagacagatttgtgaacaatatttgagagagagaaagaagccttttgtgaatatagaaaaagttttggatctttgagttcagctcatgaacaatgggagcaaaaacgttacgtttatatttttgttgagtatatatccaagttttatttttatggtattgtcccttgagaagatatactgtaataaaactaGCTGCTTTTGTGTGAACacataaaacagaaaaataggAGACTTACGAGGTAAGCAACCAGTATTGGAGAACGGATGATCCACCAGTATCCCATGTGAATATTTCTCTCCcagcacctacacacacacacacacacacacacaccagtagcCCAtgtcttaactcattcaatcccagccattttttaaaagacaaccccttccctaccggccattttagacgattttgactgatatttcaaggcacacagaatattgtgttccacgtccatataaacatggaacctaccaaagactcccgtctttcatcagaaaaaaggttgtttctacctttttccgttctttagtaatcagcagtagaacattggtaagtttcgggaaaatatcagttgccgactaaaaaagggagaaaaccagctttttgtaaaaagatccatttcaagcataactttcactttgacacaaacattttgcttttgtgacagctcaaatatctaaacaactataccacagcATAAACCAGACAAAAAgggctgttttacatcaaaataacaatttatttgcaaagataacaccatgaactatttacacttttcacatttggaactcaactgcgtgtgtgcacgtgcgtgtgtgcatgtgcacgcGTTAAactttccctacaatgcataaccttctgcacgctacactcctccatgctcttccacatcCTCCTTGCTTTTGAGTGtgtaaatacatgcaaaagatccatgccaagctctaatcaaatgcacttctgccaccttgtggttgtTTTTATGGCTGAAAACTGCCGTGACAGTGACTTCTagtagtgtgcagttgcgtcatcacctctttttgcctctcgcgcaaaaaaaacgtaaaagacgggattgggcgtttgggtttatagaaacgtataaatacgtctttggtattaacTGAGTTGATAGCAGTGCCTTTACGTAAATGAAAGAAGCATTTCAGGTTATGGATAAAAATGAGTACTCATGAGGACTCACTCATCATTCTCATACAGGTACTTCACTGCGATCCACGGCGAAACAAATATGAGGGGTGCACCTGAGAACAAATAAGAAAGTTGACTTTTGATGAGTTCACAAGCACTGGATGAAAGAAATAGATTTCAAACATGACATTTGGGGAGACGTGAGAATGGATGTTGTAAGCAAGAAATGATGTAAAATCATTGATGCAATTTCATATCGTATAGatgattattatcattgttgATGGTAAATGACAATGGCAGAAGTTTAAATTTTACCCCAACCGATGGCCAGGTAAATGTAGAAGTACTTCTTCTCACTGAAGACAGTGATAACGAGCAGGCTGTGAAGGTAGATGCCCTCCACCAGCAGCCAATAGTTGTTGGCCATCACGGTGTACTGCATCATCACCACGGCGGCCCGACACCACATCACAGCCTGCACGGCAGCAGGGCgacaaaaaatattgtaagaTGAGCACAGCAGAACCTGCTCCAAGTACATAACTGCAGTGGTTGACAGATGAACTGACTGCAGCGCATCAACTGTCTGTAAAGAACACCGTGGTCAGACATCCTGTGTTGAAATACTAAGACCAAGAAAAGAATACCAGAATGCTTGCTGATGCTGTCGCCCTGCTTAAACGTGAACTAAACATATTGAGGGCTTGTTCAAACGTTACAGCGTACCATAGAAATCCCTTTTCCTGTGCCAATAATAGCTCATAGGGGCTGTCAGCCAAATAAAGATGATATCAAAATAATCTCATGTGAAAGTAAGTGGTATGGAAGAACACAATAGCATTCCTCAGAGAAGTGTTTTAACTGTCTTtacaaatgaatgtatttaCCCATTAATTTTCTGCCGTTCAGCCTTTTCAGTGTGAATTGGAGCATTGAATcgcaatattatttttatttgtggcaatatattgcaattattgtgttgtcatttgtgagaataaatacaatattttattgATTGTAATGCACTACCATTGTCTTGACATagacctttttttatttatgtgcgTTGATGTAAATTCCTTCTGTGGCTAAAAGTAAATTTCACTCGCGTGTAATGTCATTAAATTAGCCACACTGCCCATGTACGACAAGGTGCCAAATTCCGATAGGTGTGTGTTCTCTAACCGGTATGTTGACCCAGGTTTGAGCTTGGGTGTCACCACTGCTCCTGGGGTCCAGTGTGAGGGTCAGTAGGGCGTCTTTGACCAGAATGGAGACGGCTCTCAGGATGAAGGAGGCAAACAAGTTCATGTGGATGTTGTTCCTCATGCAGTGCAGCTTCCTGGTGCAGAGGTGACAGTGTGCGATCTTCTGACTTTGAGATGCTCTATTCAGCATGATGCAACATGTAAAGTGAAGGTATTTCATTCTGCTCGCCTCTTTcattttcctttccattttCCCTTTTTCATTCCCTCATTCCTCACTTCTTTCATACCTGCTTCATACCATTTCTTCTTCCTCAGCCCGCCTTATAATTCTATTCATTATTCTACTCCCTGCCTTTCCATGTCTTCCTGCTACCCCCTGCCCGGTTCCTACCTGAAAGTGATGAGGATTCCCAAAGCCAGTAATAGAGCTGCCAGAGAGAGAGAATATCCCACTGTATACATGATCCGAAACTGACTGAGGATGCGGCCATATTGCTGCTGCAAAAATAGCAGAGGTGGCATTTACAATAATTCCATGCAATGCTTTTACGCAGCATACACAGATGTGCAAGATGGAAAAGAACAGATGGGAGGCATTAAACACAATGAattatttcacttcacttcatgTAAATGTGTTGAGACAGTCAAAGTCTTCACAGGAGCCACCCATCTGCCCATCTGACTTAGAGCTGTTTCAAACATTCACACACTCGAGCATGCATCATTTTTATACGGACACACCCACACATGCAATGTGCACAAACACCTCACCTGGCCATTGTCGTCCTCACATTCACTGGTATTCTTTTGCTCCCATCTACCATCTTTACTGCAGAATCTGTAGACCAAACCCTGCTGGACTGTTCAAATGGACACAAACGTTATTAGGACAACCATTAGACATAAAATCAGGGGAGAGTTCAGTTTTGACATGAGAGTACAGTTGACTCATTTGAGAAGACATATGAACAAACAATTCTTTTTACATttatcatatactgtagttgacaatatttcatttgattatacagtcatgagaaaaaaacacgAGGACACCCCATGGTGTAACTCTGCTCCTCCTGAACCGCTGAACAACAAAAGGGGAAAAGTGGCAAAACATGCCTGTGCTATTGTTTTTCTGACACTGCATGGtgacgctgttattaaaccccaaagtttcaCCCTATAAGTCGGATTGACCTGAAATGTCAAGAATCACCACAAAATGTGGTACACAATTTTAGGAGACACataaatgcaaaatgtaaaatgactggttgaaaaacatgaccGCCATCAACCGAAACGTCTTCGCAGGAGCACGTGTGCGCTACTCCCCAGACAGCAAGGTGACATTGAAACAAAGTTGATTTTCCATCACAATGGTTGGCAGTGaaatttttaatgaaaaacagATGGTGAATCAATGTTGCCAAACTGATGAAACGTtacttcaggggtgtccaaactacagcCAGTGGGCCAAATGCTGCCCGCGATCCATTTTTAACTGGGCCGAGTTAAAGACTAAAAATATAATGCACTACGGCCCGCCTAAAACATGTACTTAACTGTTTTGTACTTCTAAGTTTGAACACTAGGTGGAGCGACTTTATTGAACAAGGCAGTGTCTCCACAAATAGAGCAACCACAGCTACTGTTAAACACGGAATCTCGCGGAAATTGACATATTGTGAATTAAATGCTGTGAGCAGAAGGATTAACGTTTTGCACcatagttgtagtagtagtagtagtactagtagtagtgaCACTGGCAGCACACAACATTGACAAGTTGCATGCTTTGAGGAACAGAAGCAACATGTCCACGTAAAGAATGGATCTGAAATGGTTCCATTTTTCTAAACAGGGCTCCATCTACTGCAATGAATGTGAGATGTCACATTGTTATGTGCTGTCAGCCGAACACAAGCCACGCCAAACGTTCAGTAAAGAAAGTCTGGTACACAATAGGTGAGCTATCACTTTATAGAATGTATTTAGCAAGTTTTCTCTGTATTGAAAACCGCTTTGTTCTGCAACTGGCTCAAAAAGCATGTGTCTCTTGACATAGATTCCTAAACCAACGCATATCAGAAATGTCTGCAGCTGATGGGACTTCTCAAGCATTGAGACGGAGGATGACACGACCATCCCTACATCCTGGCAGAGCAGACGTCCAAGGAGGTTCCATTCAGACTCCTGTAGTGATGGTAAGACCTCTTCAGTACAGACTACATTATTTACACAATTCAAAATCATTTTCCCAGTCAGTACACATTGTATGTATTTCTTTCCAGATGAATCCTGAAAGAAAGAGTCAAGAAAGCTGTCCAGGACTGTGCGTATGCCTGGAAGCCCTGTGGGTAACTTAGCAGTTACATCATATTTCAGAAAATTGCCAAACAAGACAAATTGAAAtgtaagtcaaagtcaaatttCCTAGCTCGAAGCTAACATTCATGATGAATAGCCTGGTGCATGTCATGTGACTGAGCTGACGTATTTGTGTGCCTTTTGCAGATCAGCAGATTTCCATGTGGCCTCCTCCATGTCAaccttttttaaatgatgtaaGAGCATAGGTTAATCTTTGGCAAATACCATATGTAAAAAACGTCACGACGGCAAGGAAGGTGTCTCAGCTGTGGCCAAGATTCAGAGAAGTACTTTACGCACATCCCAAATAACAAGTTAACATTGAAACAATGTTGGTTGTTGTTGATTTTCCGTAAGAATGGTTGCCATTGAAATTTCAATGCAAAACAGACGGTGAATTAACGTTGCCAAACTGATTCAACTTGACATCGGTGACATCGAAACAATGTTTATACATAATTGAAAGGAAAGATGGTTGAAAAATCATGGATTTAGAGTTGAGTGGTAGACCGTCCTGTGGTAGACCAGCGCACCTGCACCCCATTATCACTGTAGGAAATTTGGCAGCTGCAATTCCTGTTACACACTAATGGTGGCAGTAATACACCACGTCAACCACCGTTTCaaggggaagaagaagaaggaaacaGAGGGGGAGAGGGTCGAAAGGATGTGTGTGTAAGTGAATTGGGGGGGGGTAAAACTAAATATAGTCTTTTTAGCACATGATAACACTATATTACAGTCAGTCAGATCAACAGACTTTCACAGATTTTCTTGTTCTAGTTTCAATTAAGCATCATTTACACACGTGGGCAAAATTGTTGGTACTGTTCgatcaatgaaagaaaaacttacaatggtcacagaaataacttgaatctgaaaaaggtaataataaataaaaattctatGAAATGTAACCAATGAATGTCAGACATTGCTTTCAACAGAAttattgcaaaaaataaactcgtgaaacaggcctggacaaaaatgatggtactCCATAACTTAATATTTTGTTGCACAACCTTTTGAGGCAAGCACTGCAATCACACGATTCCTGTAACTGTCAATGAGACTTTGGTTGGTGTCATATCATATCAAGCAGGGTTACTGACTTTTAATGAACTTCACTTCTGTAAAAGTTCAGAAAAATTCCCacataaaaaatagctgtatTTGTACATGTTGAAAGCCTTgctttcaatttaaaaaaaatgtatttgctgaAGAGGGCTCTTTAAGTGAAGTCATTCTAAGAAGTTGTGTTTTGGTGAATAGATGCTCTGTCTTTGCTTCTCTCCCATGATCTATCATGACTAGAACACATGGGCTTGAATCACAGGTTACAAAACACACCCTACATATATCTAATGTGCAGACGAGCTGCCTGGTTAACTTGACAACAAAGTGATTTGTAAACAGAAAATCACAATTTAACacttttttccaaaagacaGGGTGTTAAGAGAAGAAGAACATAAGAAGTCATTAAACGTTTCACATTTAGAGCAAAATTTAAAGTCTCTGGCTCTGGGTTCATGCCATGATTCCTTGCCCTTTAATGGCCTATGGtaaagttattttttgttttgtttctgtggTTTTAACCTTTttagaaaatattaaaaagacaTGCATTAGGTGTAGACAATTTTGTCCAACCTCCAACTTGCAGCCTGCAGGCAAACCACATTTTGCGGGCCCCTACCGACATCAAGGTTTAGTCTTAAGTGTAGCCCGCACACCCTGGAGAGATCGCAAgaggcactttagcttgcttaaaggaagTGTCTCTTTAATTGGGCAGCACCAAACTTACAGTGAGCTTATCgcacagtgaaatgaacagtgACTTCACAAATGaagaaacacaaatgaatgACTTCACAAATGAAGAAACACAAATGATTACAGAACAACATGTAAAaggtaagtaaacacatactgaagggtaactactactactacgggAATAATAAACATCAAGTATGTTAACTCATGAAACATtagcattttacaaaataagtgccgcaaagcatgctgggaatcCAGAAGCACTTTCACTGACAGGGGTGATTCCCAGCTGCAGCATTTTGTAAAAAACGAAAACATGAGTTGACTAAGTTGTTATATATTGTCCTCCACTAGTAGCAGTAGTTGCTTTGATGACGCTGTGAatcagactgttgtgttgagtaatgacctcctgccgtTTCCAATGTGTTGACAAGATTATTGTGAATTTCATTTTGTCTACTGCTCGTGCAAAGAGCAACGTCCTttaagcaagctgaagtgcctCTGGCCAGCTCTTGTGAGCCACAATATTAGATTCttataattatgttttttttatcagttaTGGCCTACAATAGCTCAAGTTTGTGACAGCTTCTAATGGTGTTTGTGGACAAGTTAATCACGTAGTCAAAATGTGATTCCGGAGTGAATACTGTTACATTCAACACTGCTGAGCACACAAACTGCACACTCGCAGGTCTCTGGATGCAATGCAAAAACAGAAATCTGACCTTTATGATGCCATGGAAGAAACCAGGGGCAAGAGACATTGACTGTGGTTCCAGGCAGTCCATCAGGCCAGCAGACATACTGGTCAAAGGTCCTGTTACACACCACCCCTGCCAGGGTGCGGGGGG contains:
- the gcgrb gene encoding glucagon receptor isoform X1, which produces MSQVCLLLALLMLCSCTKVSSTTSLELLKERWSSYRIQCLDFLNTTSPATGVVCNRTFDQYVCWPDGLPGTTVNVSCPWFLPWHHKVQQGLVYRFCSKDGRWEQKNTSECEDDNGQQQYGRILSQFRIMYTVGYSLSLAALLLALGILITFRKLHCMRNNIHMNLFASFILRAVSILVKDALLTLTLDPRSSGDTQAQTWVNIPAVMWCRAAVVMMQYTVMANNYWLLVEGIYLHSLLVITVFSEKKYFYIYLAIGWGAPLIFVSPWIAVKYLYENDECWERNIHMGYWWIIRSPILVAYLINFFIFIRIIKILMSKLRAHQMRYTDYKFRLAKSTLTLIPLLGIHAILFTFVIDESVPKGSMLRLLRLFCDLLFNSFQGLLVAILYCFVNKEVQSEILKKWKRWKLGKDIDEEYRHTHSQTPHMKSGSIATGNIPDLHDNNTSDPSGGPQGTLPHRKAVKGPSCSTAPEENRRLVVSYSNGMGKVQPLGSKHTFPLSFLSKRGTANHTSTTTEDVCLEERAQYPQEGEETPV
- the gcgrb gene encoding glucagon receptor isoform X2, whose translation is MSAGLMDCLEPQSMSLAPGFFHGIIKSSRVWSTDSAVKMVDGSKRIPVNVRTTMARKLHCMRNNIHMNLFASFILRAVSILVKDALLTLTLDPRSSGDTQAQTWVNIPAVMWCRAAVVMMQYTVMANNYWLLVEGIYLHSLLVITVFSEKKYFYIYLAIGWGAPLIFVSPWIAVKYLYENDECWERNIHMGYWWIIRSPILVAYLINFFIFIRIIKILMSKLRAHQMRYTDYKFRLAKSTLTLIPLLGIHAILFTFVIDESVPKGSMLRLLRLFCDLLFNSFQGLLVAILYCFVNKEVQSEILKKWKRWKLGKDIDEEYRHTHSQTPHMKSGSIATGNIPDLHDNNTSDPSGGPQGTLPHRKAVKGPSCSTAPEENRRLVVSYSNGMGKVQPLGSKHTFPLSFLSKRGTANHTSTTTEDVCLEERAQYPQEGEETPV